Proteins encoded by one window of Amaranthus tricolor cultivar Red isolate AtriRed21 chromosome 4, ASM2621246v1, whole genome shotgun sequence:
- the LOC130810243 gene encoding general transcription and DNA repair factor IIH subunit TFB4 isoform X1 yields MAPIASKLYTDDVSLVVLLLDTNPYFWNSSFSSSFSFSDSLSHVLSFVNSILLLNQLNQVVIIATGHNTCGYIFDSSSLTSTDQNSNDVKMPAFCSQALKKLEKFIDEDESLGDTVNGINGVGSSLLSGSLSMALCYIQRIFRSGPLHPQPRILCLHGSPDGPEQYVAVMNSIFSAQRSMVPIDSCVIGTQHSAFLQQASYITGGVYLKPQQLDGLFQYLSTVFATDLHSRNFIQLPKHVGIDFRASCFCHKNTIDMGYICSVCLSIFCEHHKKCSTCGSEYGRPQTDVSSSSSKKRKNPS; encoded by the exons ATGGCTCCCATCGCTTCAAAGCTCTACACTG ATGATGTAAGTCTAGTGGTGCTACTACTCGACACAAACCCGTACTTTTGGaattcttcattttcatcttctttctccttctccGACTCTCTCTCTCAT GTTCTATCATTTGTCAATTCAATTTTGCTACTAAATCAGTTAAACCAAGTAGTGATAATTGCTACTGGGCATAACACATGTGGATACATTTTTGATTCATCTTCATTGACTTCTACTGATCAAAACTCCAATGATGTTAAAATGCCGGCGTTTTGCTCTCAAGCTCTCAAAAAATTGGAGAAATTTATTGATGAAGATGAGAGTTTGGGTGATACTGTTAATGGTATTAATGGTGTCGGTTCCTCTCTATTATCTGGTTCCCTTTCTATGGCCCTTTGTT ATATTCAACGCATTTTTCGATCAGGGCCACTTCATCCGCAGCCTAGG ATATTATGCCTACATGGATCCCCTGATGGACCTGAGCA ATATGTTGCTGTGATGAATTCCATATTCTCAGCTCAGCGTTCCATG GTCCCCATTGATTCTTGTGTTATAGGAACACAACATTCTGCTTTTTTGCAGCAG GCATCATATATTACTGGCGGGGTCTATttgaaaccacaacaattagacGGGTTATTTCAGTATCTTTCT ACTGTATTTGCAACTGATTTGCACTCGAGGAACTTCATACAGCTTCCAAAACATGTAGGCATTGATTTCCGTGCCTC GTGTTTTTGCCACAAAAATACGATCGATATGGGTTACATATGTTCGGTATGCTTGTCAATATTCTGTGAGCATCACAAAAAGTGCTCAACATGTGG GTCAGAATATGGTCGACCCCAGACGGATGTGTCATCTTCATCaagtaagaagagaaaaaaccCATCATGA
- the LOC130810245 gene encoding uncharacterized protein LOC130810245, whose product MDEKNLQQPLLPLVSHAASTEKTSSATDTNFAGPSLNNGNEIMSSNSVIVRLLIFLLIGTMSVWVNHESSKGFVITVVNNMKNTPEGKKFTLFYVSNDQAIRLVQSSSTFAAKILFPSDSSMPEKLIDQVDVQLVSHNLTNYHTVAVESFGNKSRYALSISSFVMEFSDFKYRIRKEFQKGMAEILLFNLQNKAPKSLLDGMVEYISNAAGFGVSEPMLKFKNTRKKCWEDEDSSSVAKFLAYAEEKSEGFVGRLNEEIDKVGSFEEIMDKLLGIPAIQLCASFHD is encoded by the coding sequence ATGGATGAGAAGAACCTCCAACAACCGCTGCTTCCATTGGTAAGCCATGCAGCGTCCACAGAAAAAACTTCATCTGCTACTGATACCAACTTTGCGGGCCCATCATTGAACAACGGCAATGAAATCATGTCATCCAACTCTGTTATTGTCCGCCTTCTTATCTTCCTCTTAATAGGGACCATGTCTGTATGGGTGAACCATGAGTCGTCTAAAGGTTTCGTGATTACAGTCGTCAACAACATGAAGAACACTCCGGAGGGAAAGAAATTCACACTCTTTTATGTCTCCAACGACCAAGCTATACGGTTAGTtcaaagttcttccacttttgCTGCCAAAATTCTTTTTCCTAGTGATAGTAGCATGCCTGAAAAGCTCATCGACCAGGTCGATGTCCAATTAGTAAGCCACAATTTAACCAATTACCATACAGTTGCTGTCGAATCTTTTGGAAACAAGAGCAGGTATGCACTTTCTATAAGCTCTTTTGTGATGGAATTTAGTGATTTTAAGTATAGAATCAGGAAGGAATTTCAAAAAGGGATGGCAGAAATATTGCTGTTTAATCTGCAAAATAAAGCTCCCAAGAGTTTGTTAGATGGAATGGTAGAATATATAAGTAATGCTGCGGGTTTTGGTGTTTCGGAGCCAATGTTGAAGTTCAAAAACACCCGAAAGAAGTGTTGGGAGGACGAAGATTCAAGTTCGGTGGCAAAATTTTTGGCTTATGCCGAGGAAAAAAGTGAAGGGTTTGTTGGGAGATTAAACGAAGAAATCGATAAAGTTGGTTCGTTTGAGGAAATAATGGATAAATTACTTGGAATACCTGCCATTCAATTGTGTGCATCGTTCCATGATTAA
- the LOC130811199 gene encoding serine/threonine-protein phosphatase 7 long form homolog, translating to MPLICFDIVEVHLPERVLRQYELVQGIPPPCDIEPELHLISRKNQGTTNWTKINGGHIAHWDQRLELLAQGAPIDVVGAPTTPDYMPWFLSITPRWMTPRDVTAAAQYAPTAPTMIQFAQGVPAVIRSSHEESVREIAQDMLFGTQF from the exons atgccactcatatgcttcgacattgtcgaagtacatctaccggAGCGTGTATTGCGCCAATAtgagttggtacagggcattccaccacCTTGCGACATTGAACCCGAGTTGCACCTTATTTCCCGCAAGAATCAGGGTACGACGAATTGGACGAAGATCAACGGAGGCCACATCGCTCATTGGGATCAGAGACTGGAGCTACTAGCCCAAGGTGCACCAATCGATGTTgttggcgcacctactacacctgactacatgccgtggttcctctccatcactccccgatggatgacaccacgtgacGTTACTGCAGCGGCACAGTATGCTCCTACTGCGCCTACGATGatccaattt gcacaaggtgtgCCAGCCGTGATCCGGTCTAGCCACGAGGAGTCAGTACGGGAGATTGCGCAAGACATGCTTTTCGGCACGCAATTttag
- the LOC130810243 gene encoding general transcription and DNA repair factor IIH subunit TFB4 isoform X2, which produces MAPIASKLYTDDVSLVVLLLDTNPYFWNSSFSSSFSFSDSLSHVLSFVNSILLLNQLNQVVIIATGHNTCGYIFDSSSLTSTDQNSNDVKMPAFCSQALKKLEKFIDEDESLGDTVNGINGVGSSLLSGSLSMALCYIQRIFRSGPLHPQPRILCLHGSPDGPEQYVAVMNSIFSAQRSMVPIDSCVIGTQHSAFLQQASYITGGVYLKPQQLDGLFQYLSTVFATDLHSRNFIQLPKHVFLPQKYDRYGLHMFGMLVNIL; this is translated from the exons ATGGCTCCCATCGCTTCAAAGCTCTACACTG ATGATGTAAGTCTAGTGGTGCTACTACTCGACACAAACCCGTACTTTTGGaattcttcattttcatcttctttctccttctccGACTCTCTCTCTCAT GTTCTATCATTTGTCAATTCAATTTTGCTACTAAATCAGTTAAACCAAGTAGTGATAATTGCTACTGGGCATAACACATGTGGATACATTTTTGATTCATCTTCATTGACTTCTACTGATCAAAACTCCAATGATGTTAAAATGCCGGCGTTTTGCTCTCAAGCTCTCAAAAAATTGGAGAAATTTATTGATGAAGATGAGAGTTTGGGTGATACTGTTAATGGTATTAATGGTGTCGGTTCCTCTCTATTATCTGGTTCCCTTTCTATGGCCCTTTGTT ATATTCAACGCATTTTTCGATCAGGGCCACTTCATCCGCAGCCTAGG ATATTATGCCTACATGGATCCCCTGATGGACCTGAGCA ATATGTTGCTGTGATGAATTCCATATTCTCAGCTCAGCGTTCCATG GTCCCCATTGATTCTTGTGTTATAGGAACACAACATTCTGCTTTTTTGCAGCAG GCATCATATATTACTGGCGGGGTCTATttgaaaccacaacaattagacGGGTTATTTCAGTATCTTTCT ACTGTATTTGCAACTGATTTGCACTCGAGGAACTTCATACAGCTTCCAAAACAT GTGTTTTTGCCACAAAAATACGATCGATATGGGTTACATATGTTCGGTATGCTTGTCAATATTCTGTGA